GCCGCCTTTGCCGACCCTGCAGGCAGAACCTACAGCTATACCGCACCCATCAAGGTCTATCCTGTACCCAGCATCACTTACAAGCTGCCGCAAACCGCCCACACCGATACCGCTGTTTCTGTGATTCCAGAAACCTTGGAATTAGGGAACTTAAAAGTGGAATGGCTGTTGGAGAACGGCTTCGGATTCCAGGATCTTGCGACCTACATCAACGGGACTCTGGACAACAACGGCGGAACCATCCGCTTTAAACACGCCGGAACCTATGAGCTCATTGCAAGGATCACCGATGAAACCGGGCGTGTGTTCCTCTATGAGGATGGCGGTAAGATCGAAGTCCTGCCGGTTCTGAATATTTCCTTCGAGCTGCCGGCATCGACGCATACCGACCGCACCGTTGACCTTCGGACCCGCGGCAACAACAACGTGCTACCGGTGGAATGGACGCTCACAAAGGATGGCAAGCCGGCAGAGCTCACCGACGCGCTGGAGGGCAGCCTGAACGCTTACGGCGGCAAAATCCAGTTCAAGGATGTTGGAGAATACACCCTGACGGCCTCCATGACGGACGCCCTGGGCCGGGTGTTCTCTTACAGCTCCTCCACCACAGTCTATCCCATCCCGTCCGTTCTGCTGAATTTCCCGCAGACCTGGTATGTCGGAGAAGCAGGAACGGTCAGCGTCAGCGGTACCGATCTGGATAACCTCACCGCAGACTGGACGGTCATTCAGGGCGACGGCGGTACACAGCCCTATAACATTTATACCTCCGGAACCCTGACGAAAACAGGCGGGACTATAACCTTCCCGACAAAAGGACAATACACGCTGATTCTCACAATGACAGACCCCACCGGCCGCACCTTTGTACGAAGCCAGAGCTTTATCGTCTTTCCCATCCCAACGATGTCAATCAGCCTCCCGCAGACCTGGCATGCCGGCGAAGCAGGAACGGTCAGCATCAGCGGAACCGATCTAGAAAACCTCACCGAGGGATGGACTATTAAGCAAGGAAATGGAGATACAAAGCCTTATTCCACTTACGCTGCAGGCACTTTGACCAAGGAGGGCGGCACGATCACCTTCCCGGCAAAGGGGCAGTATGAACTTATCCTCACGATGACGGATACCAACGGCCGCTCCTTCACGGAAAGCCGGAGCCTCACGGTGTATCCCATCCCGACCATGAGCATCAGCATCCCGCAGCCCTGGTACGCTGGGGAAGCCGGGACTGTCAGCGTCAGCGGTACCGATCTGGATAACCTCACCGCAGACTGGACGATCATTCAGGGCAATGGCGAAGCAAAGCCGTATTCAGCCTATGCGACCGGGACATTGACCAAGGATGGTGGATCGATCACCTTCCCCACGAAGGGGCAGTATGAACTTATCCTGACCATGACGGACCCCACCGGCCGCACGTTTACGAGAAGCCGGAGCTTCACAATATCCCCCATCCCGACTATGAGCATCAGCATCCCGTCGCTGACCTACAGCGGCGAATCCTTGGCAGTTACTGCCTCCGGTACCGAGCTGAGCGGAGTCACGGCAGACTGGTACCTTTCCGTCGATGGGGGTGCTTTTACGCCCTACACGGATTATGCCACCGGAACCCTTGGAATGAGTGGCGGCACCCTACGGTTCAATACGGATAAAACCATTTCCGTGAAGCTGCAGGCAGTAGTCACCGACACCAACGGGCGAAAATTCACCTTTACCTCCAATGCCGGAACAATCAAGCCCATCGCCAGCTTTGCTTTTACGGTTCCTTCCTCTGCACATATCGGTTCCGGATTCAGCGTGTCGTTACCATCGACCTCCGGGCTGGAGGGCAGAACCCTCAACTGGTCGCTGATCAGGGACGGCAGCACGGCCAGTTACACAGGAAGTCTGTCAAACAGCGGCGGCACCATTGCCATCAGCTGTTAGCTTGCAAAAAATCTAATCCTTGGCCGGGGAAAATATTGCAGAATCATACGGACGAAGCGTTTTTTCAGATCCGTTCCAATTTGCTATAATATATTGCACATTACAACAGCAACGGGAGCGGATTTTTTGCAGATTCTGATTACAGTTAAAGAAACTATTACGCAATACATTACCCGATTTCAGGCATTAGAAATTGTTCGACCGGAAAAGTGTCCCGTCTGCGGAGCCGTTCACTCGATTCATCGGCATGGCAGCTATTGGCGCAATATCTTGAATGAGCAATGGGAAAAACGGATTCCGGTAGCCAGGTTCTACTGCAAAACGTGCAAACTGACGATATCGATGCTGCCTTCCTTTGCACTGCCCTATTTCCAGTATTCACTGGAGTTCATTGTGACCGCGTTGCAACAAATCTTTCTTGCCAAGGCAACCACGTCAAGAATTTGTTCAGCCCTACTGCGCTTTTATCGAAGACGATTCCATGGCAACTTGCTATTTCTGGAGATGTTTTTCCGCGACCAGGGCTGGCCTGAAGTCACTCCGCAAGATGTAAAAGAAAAAGCCACAAAAATGGTTTGTATGTTAACTGTCCCCACAGCCGAAACCCTTTCGCAAAGGTTTCATCAACACTACAAACATACTTTTATGGCACATTCATTGTACCATAGGTTCTATCTGAGCGTAAACCAGTGCGTTCCCACATAACTTTTCGCTGGCGAAGGTCAGAAAGTTGCGGTATGATGGCTTTTGTACAAGGTTAGCCGGCTAGCCTCCCCATTTACCGGAGGTGTGTTCATTGACAAATGAAGATCGCGAGCAAGTCGCTCTATTTCGTTATGGGCTGATCGCCCCGCTTTTGAATGATCAAGTCGATTCTAAACAAGACTACCTGTCCGAAATCTGCGCCAAGTTCCATGAGGTCCCCTATTATGGCCGCAAAGAATTTGCACCGAAAACTCTGGAGGGCTGGCTCCGCGATTATCGCCGCGGCGGATTTGTGGCCTTAAAACCCAAAGGCCGTTCTGACCGCGGGAGAAGCCGGGTGATCTCACCAGAGCTAAAGGAGCAGATTATTGCTTCGCGTCAGAAAAACAGGGAGCTTTCTGTTGTGCTGTTTTATGAAAAGCTGGTTAAGAACACGGTGTTGGCTCCTGACAAAGTGTCTTACCACAGCGTTTACCGGCTCTTAAAATCACAACAGCTTTTATGGCCGGAGGAGAAAGCATTAAAGGAACGCAAACGCTTTAGTTATGATAAGGTGAATATTCTGTGGCAGGGCGATATGTCCATTGGCCCTTACCTTACGATTGGCGGCAAGAAGCTCAAAACTCATTTGTTCGCCTTTATTGACGACTGCTCCCGGCTGGTTCCTTTTGCTCAGTTCTCGTTTACGGAGAAGTTTAGTCCCATGAAAGCGGTGCTCAAAGAGTCCATTCTCCGCCGGGGTGTCCCGAAGATGATTTATGTTGACAACGGCAAGGTGTATCATGCCAGGGAGCTTCATTTAGCTTGCGCCGCTCTTGGTATTACGCTGACTCATACTCAGCCTTATGATCCGCAGAGCAAAGGAAAAATTGAGCGTTTTTTCGGCACAGTGCGCCGTCGTTTTTACCCGCTCCTTGCCAACAATATGCCTAAATCCCTGGATGATTTAAATGCTCAGTTTTGGAAGTGGCTGGAGAGCGATTACAATCGCAAACCGCATTCCGCACTGGACATGTCTCCTTTTGACTTATTTTTGTCACAGCCGTCTTCTGTCCGATTATATACGGATCCCTATGCTTTGGAACGACTCTTTTTTAAGCGGGAATACCGTAAGGTGAAGCACGACGCAACGATCACGCTGTCAAACCGTTTGTTTGAAGTCCCGGCCAAGCTAGTCGGGCAACGGATTGAAGTACGCTATGATCCGGAGTCGCCCGAGCAAGTCTATATCTATGACAATGACATCCAGGTAGGTGTGGCTGCGCCGGTATCGTTTCGGGACAACTCCCAAGTCAAACGGGAACGCAGGGACTTTCCCAAAGAGACTGCGATTTCTTTTGGCAGTTTACTGGCCTGCCAAAAGGAGGATGTGTGATGTTCCAATCCTTTTATTCTCTCTCGTCGGTGCCCTTTCGCAAAGAGCTTGAAACCAAACACTTCTTTTCCTCGCAAGGATTCTCCGAAGGCACGGCCAGACTGGAATATTTAAAGTCGACTCGCGGTATGGGCGTTGTGATTGGCGAGGCTGGCGCAGGAAAAACTTCGCTGATGAGAAATTTCGCTGCCTCGCTCAATCCTTCGTTGTTTAAGGCCATCTACTTTCCCTTGTCTACTGTCACCGTATCTGACTTTTACAGGGGGTTGACCGTAGGGTTAGGACAGGAGCCGAAGTTTCGCAAGGTCGACCTGTTTGCTCAAATCCAGCAGGCCACGCTTCATCTGTTTCACAACCAAAAGATGACACCGGTTTTCATTCTGGATGAGATGCAAATGGTCTCCAATCAGTTTTTAAACGACATTAGCTTGTTGTTCAATTTTGCGATGGATTCTGCCAATCCGTTTATACTGATTATGGTTGGCCTTCCTCATTTTATGGAACGGTTACGGTTAAGTCACAATCAGCCCCTGGCCCAACGGGTGGTGATGCGTTATCAGATGAATTCCCTTTCGAAAGATGAGGTCAGGCACTACATCCTGCATCAGCTTAAGTTGGCTGGCGCTCTTCATGATATTTTTTCTCCCCAGGCCATTGAGGCCATTACTTCACGTTCTCGTGGGT
This window of the Methylomusa anaerophila genome carries:
- a CDS encoding ExeA family protein, whose amino-acid sequence is MFQSFYSLSSVPFRKELETKHFFSSQGFSEGTARLEYLKSTRGMGVVIGEAGAGKTSLMRNFAASLNPSLFKAIYFPLSTVTVSDFYRGLTVGLGQEPKFRKVDLFAQIQQATLHLFHNQKMTPVFILDEMQMVSNQFLNDISLLFNFAMDSANPFILIMVGLPHFMERLRLSHNQPLAQRVVMRYQMNSLSKDEVRHYILHQLKLAGALHDIFSPQAIEAITSRSRGFPRLINNLATNCLLYGCAKKLELIDDEAVFAVASESGL
- a CDS encoding S-layer homology domain-containing protein, giving the protein MNLKDKRKCILAVFLLAVLLVTSGFYIAYRLHPELFIGQNDIITRGEFAAELAKELKLDTTGSEKDTPSFPDIDGHWAEKYIEALVDTGIIDPADYPDGFKPDEPITRAEIIKMMVRAKGQDEEAKNTQGHSGYDDQSDIADDNKGYVIVGKEDGIIGDTEDNKLHPNDPVTKGEADDMFDKADPKPATPTPSPTTPATDTTTPTPIPTPTDPDKEQPTPTPSPTPTPTPTPGGGSGGGSYYVPDAQVRFDLPETAHTDTEIKVMPVWKYMQSFTWTMTKTAVDGSEQPVELADAVTGSLGLEGGTIQFKEEGKYTLTATAKNARGKETVLSKTVTVYPVIDLTFDLPETTHTDKSVTLTFLLEKLYDHDIMWTAEKDREAVQTTDILDGTLGNDGGIFVFKTKGGYKLTATITDETGRIFTHTESTKVYPIVGIAFTLPAASHTDKTVEVATTLTENGGLSVVWSLTKNGEAAVLSDELEGALTDAGGNIRFKDKGVYMLTGTLTDETGRTFEASQTVTVYPVGSVGFYLPEIAHTDTSVLVKATFQNLGTAEIQWSLAKDGEAVPVADCIEGTLTDTNSTIRLKEKGEYVLKAAFADPAGRTYSYTAPIKVYPVPSITYKLPQTAHTDTAVSVIPETLELGNLKVEWLLENGFGFQDLATYINGTLDNNGGTIRFKHAGTYELIARITDETGRVFLYEDGGKIEVLPVLNISFELPASTHTDRTVDLRTRGNNNVLPVEWTLTKDGKPAELTDALEGSLNAYGGKIQFKDVGEYTLTASMTDALGRVFSYSSSTTVYPIPSVLLNFPQTWYVGEAGTVSVSGTDLDNLTADWTVIQGDGGTQPYNIYTSGTLTKTGGTITFPTKGQYTLILTMTDPTGRTFVRSQSFIVFPIPTMSISLPQTWHAGEAGTVSISGTDLENLTEGWTIKQGNGDTKPYSTYAAGTLTKEGGTITFPAKGQYELILTMTDTNGRSFTESRSLTVYPIPTMSISIPQPWYAGEAGTVSVSGTDLDNLTADWTIIQGNGEAKPYSAYATGTLTKDGGSITFPTKGQYELILTMTDPTGRTFTRSRSFTISPIPTMSISIPSLTYSGESLAVTASGTELSGVTADWYLSVDGGAFTPYTDYATGTLGMSGGTLRFNTDKTISVKLQAVVTDTNGRKFTFTSNAGTIKPIASFAFTVPSSAHIGSGFSVSLPSTSGLEGRTLNWSLIRDGSTASYTGSLSNSGGTIAISC
- a CDS encoding DDE-type integrase/transposase/recombinase; the protein is MTNEDREQVALFRYGLIAPLLNDQVDSKQDYLSEICAKFHEVPYYGRKEFAPKTLEGWLRDYRRGGFVALKPKGRSDRGRSRVISPELKEQIIASRQKNRELSVVLFYEKLVKNTVLAPDKVSYHSVYRLLKSQQLLWPEEKALKERKRFSYDKVNILWQGDMSIGPYLTIGGKKLKTHLFAFIDDCSRLVPFAQFSFTEKFSPMKAVLKESILRRGVPKMIYVDNGKVYHARELHLACAALGITLTHTQPYDPQSKGKIERFFGTVRRRFYPLLANNMPKSLDDLNAQFWKWLESDYNRKPHSALDMSPFDLFLSQPSSVRLYTDPYALERLFFKREYRKVKHDATITLSNRLFEVPAKLVGQRIEVRYDPESPEQVYIYDNDIQVGVAAPVSFRDNSQVKRERRDFPKETAISFGSLLACQKEDV
- a CDS encoding DUF6431 domain-containing protein codes for the protein MQILITVKETITQYITRFQALEIVRPEKCPVCGAVHSIHRHGSYWRNILNEQWEKRIPVARFYCKTCKLTISMLPSFALPYFQYSLEFIVTALQQIFLAKATTSRICSALLRFYRRRFHGNLLFLEMFFRDQGWPEVTPQDVKEKATKMVCMLTVPTAETLSQRFHQHYKHTFMAHSLYHRFYLSVNQCVPT